Sequence from the Eleutherodactylus coqui strain aEleCoq1 chromosome 13, aEleCoq1.hap1, whole genome shotgun sequence genome:
atggacgctgtccaacctgcggcccttccgcaatgacattgtggaaaggtcatgggtgcccacgtcattgcctagcaaccgcacgggaaaagcagggatttaaagaaAACAAAGTAACTGCGTACATCCAACGGCGAACCGTGCGGGCCATGCGTAGTctagaaaaataaagaaagaagcAGGGTCACATTCCGCTGCGGCATCCCACATCCGACCCGTCTGTGCGCAGCCGCCTTTAGTGGTCGTTCGGTGTttatttggggggtatttctttcTTCAGAATAgttttttaagttattttttaataGGACTGTATTGTTGTGAAGCAGACATCAGGGGAGAAAGTCGCCCCCCTCAGCAGCCCGCACCACCTTGGAGCTTGGAGCAGGACCCAAAGCCCCGTCAAAGCGTCTTCACTTCAAAATGAGCAGAAGATTCTGGAATTGACCTTCAGGATCATTCAGCAGCTGACTGGAGAGGCGAGCGCTGCGGGGGGACGGTAGTCCTATATATTGTCCCTGGACCATCCTGACTAATCGCTGTACCTTTTATGTTTTAGGATCCAATCAAACGCGCCAATGCTGCCGTCTCTTTCTGTATGGATGAGGCAGCGGGGAGACTGAAGGAAGACATGGTGGCGAGTGGCCGTACGGGGCCGTCTCCAGGTGAGGGACTCGTCTCGGGGACAGATCTGTAATGCAGAACACGATCTCAGTACTAATCTAAAGTGTTTAATTCTCTGCAGGTCCGTTTGTGAAGAAACTGCCGCACTATAAGTCAACTCTTGTCAAGGAGGAATCTGCTTCACGAGAACCAAGTAATCCAGTAGATTCCGGAGCTTCTGTCGTCCTCGAAGACACAAGGTGTAGATCCGTCTGTGTTAAAGAGGAGCCgcactcatgtgaaggaggcgaCGTCACAGAGTTTTATACATCGGCTGATCCGACGGAGCCGTACCCATCCACTCATATCAAGCCCGAGTTGGGTCGAAGTGATGGAGCCGAAGCCTCGACAGCAGATTGTATACAGTATACGTCTGTCCGTGTGAAAGATGAGCCTTCATATGAGGAGGGAAGCCTCTCAGACCCTGATTACACCCCTACTGGGTTCCAGTACACCAGCTTCGAGATCAAAGAAGAGTCCGTATCGGATGAGGAACGAAGCTTTGCCAACGCGGATGCTTTCAGATGCTCCAACCGTAGAGCGTACACAGCCTACGGCTCTGATGAGGAAACGGATTCATGTGAAGAAGGAATCCCATCCGGAACTTCTGACTTTACTCCTGTAAACAACTCGCCGCAGTATCCGTCCACGCACTCCGAACCCGCAGCGTATGGTGGGAACCATCTGCAGAACAGCTTTCTCCTCTTCGATGAGGGAAGCAGCTTTGACACCGACGTCTCGGCCCTCATTAAACATGCTCATACCAAATACAGCTTCGCCCCAATTGAAGAGGGCTCTGGTTCAGATGAAGGTGAAGTTGTAGCAACCAGCGATGCTCACATCTCCAAAGATCGTCCACAACCCAAGTCGTCTTTGGGGACGGATGAGGCGGCGGCTGGTGAAGAAGGTTCTCCCTCGCTGGTGAAGAAGGATTACACCTGTTCAGAGTGTTCTGAAATATTTGTCCGCAGGTCAGATTTTGCAAACCATCGAAGAAACCACAGAAGAGAGAGACTGACCTGTCCAGAGTGTGGGAAGCTCTTCTCCAACAAACCTAGCCTCCTGAATCATCTGACGGGCCATACTGGAGAGAAACCATACTCATGTCCCATCTGTGGTAAATGTTTCACTCGAAATAGCAACCTCATTGTCCATCAGGCCATCCACATGGAGAGAAGCCCCTTAGGTGCCCGAAATGTGGGTGATTTTCTATATATAAAGCAGGTCTTGTGAGTTGTCAGAAGAGAACCACTCGTGCGAAGTGATCACACTTGAAGATTCTTCCATGGAAGaagccatttctttttttcttaaaggggtttccatgaAGTGGAAATATTTACCCGTCGAGCTGTGTTGGAATCGACACATCCGGCCAAGCTGTGGCACACCGTTGGGGGGTATGGCCTTTCTGTTGCCTGTGCCGTCATGGCTGGGAGCGGCTCTTTGGCTCATTTCAGTAACAAGGCCGGACCCCTCCTGTCTTGGCAGAGATGGAGAAGATGGccggcttagttattgaaattaGCTTAACAGGCAGAGGCCTCCTGCGATTGGCGCCACAGACAACGGAAGGGCCATGCCACTTGACCCGGTGTCAGACTTGGGCCAGACGTGGAGATTATGACACCGATGGACTGAGTAAGTGTGTTCCTCCCTAGACGACCCCTTATAACATGTGCACAAGAGGACGGATCTTGCTGCTTGTTGTCCTTTCAGTTTGGTGGAGTCTGACTTGATGAACCTTAGCATGCTTATAATACCCGGGGCCGGTGCCCCTCCTGACCATTGGTAGTCTCGACAAATCCCTTTTCTTTTGTGTTAGTCCTTCTTGGTGATCTAGTTGTTCTTGCGCCAAAGTCTTGAGTATTCGTGTTAGTCCTTCCACCTAAGATGAGTTTTGCCAATATCTTTTGACTTATGACAACCAATGTTGGGATCTTCTCCATTGCATCTAACCTTGGATGATTACTTGTAAGGAATGCAGAGAATAGTCTTGTTTGTGTTTGCACGAATTACGATTTGTGATGGCGGTTGTATCTCAGTTACTTCaggtttttgcttttctttttgcaCGATTTCAAGttatttttttcatattgaaAATAAGAATGTCTTTATTAAAAGACTGCTGATTACCCCTCCGTGGTTTGTTGTGTGCCGCTGCTGTAAGTAATCCTAACCTCTGCTAATTAAACAATGTATCCTCGGTGCCCTACTGAGAAGGGAAGTGTGATGTCTTAATTGTAAGGACCGGAGACCGTGGTCTGCTGCTGGAAGGAGGATGGGATGTTGGAGGGGGGGTGGCGGCTCCTTGGTGGGACCTGCTTGTTTTTGAAGAAACTGACTTTATCTTTGAGATACTTAAAAGGACGGGACCTGCTGGACTTGAAGGCCACCTACCTCCTTATGGTTGGCTTCAGTAGTCCTAGTTGAGGAGGCTGACGCGTATCACAACCATATGCTGAAATACATTTTTATGAGATGAACCAGTCGGACCCCAAACCACATTCGCTTCAATAACATATTAGGGAAGTGTGAAGGCTGCATACCTTGATGGTCATGCGCCCCGAGGTGGGAGGCGTTGTAGCCTCGCgtcactttggggatgcaggaGTCCTCTGCCGTGGTAGAGGATTGTGGAAGGACGGCACTGCAGCCACCGGCCCCATTCCAGACGATGGGCGATATCGCAGtagcaatttgtttcccgcattgcggtgccatgcaggaagacctcgccatgtgtatgaccctactCAAAAGAACAGGCCTCATATTAGTGCCTCGCTACGCACAAGTTTTGCACagttttctcgccagtgtgaaggcggccttattcTGCATATTGTGACCATACGTGTAAAATGTCTTCACCCTCACGCAGACCGTGTCACTTCTGAGGCTCACAACCAATTTTTAAGCTTTTGATTTAAtacaatttttgtgtttttgagAACAAGGGTGGCGACCTATACTGCTTATGTGCTTGCAGCCAGCACTacttttaaaggggctttcccacAAACTCTATTATAGTTAATCCAGCCCCTAATTAAACTATTTATAAATCTCTTTAAATACAACAAAAGTATCTCCAGATATTCAAGAGCTAATGTTAGAAGAGCACCGCCTCTCGTGTGTCTGCCCCAGGGTGgtgacacatgctcagtcttgcttctctctctatacggctggcttggcggagggaTCCCAGGCATGGTGAGCGGCTGGGTTGGCGGAGGGATCCCCGGCATGGTGAGCGGCTGGGTTGGCGGAGGGATCCCAGGCATGGTGAGCGGCTGGGTTGGCGGAGGGATCCCAGGCATGGTGAGCGGATGGCTTGGCGGAGGGATCCCAGGCATGGTGAgcggctggcttggcggagggaTCCCCGGCATGGTGAgcggctggcttggcggagggaTCCCCGGCATGGTGAgcggctggcttggcggagggaTCCCCGGCATGGTGAgcggctggcttggcggagggaTCCCCGGCATGGTGAgcggctggcttggcggagggaTCCCCGGCATGGTGAgcggctggcttggcggagggaTCCCCGGCATGGTGAgcggctggcttggcggagggaTCCCCGGCATGGTGAgcggctggcttggcggagggaTCCCAGGCATGGTGAgcggctggcttggcggagggaTCCCAGGCATGGTGAgcggctggcttggcggagggaTCCCAGGCATGGTGAgcggctggcttggcggagggaTCCCAGGCATGGTGAgcggctggcttggcggagggaTCCCCGGCATGGTGAgcggctggcttggcggagggaTCCCCGGCATGGTGAgcggctggcttggcggagggaTCCCCGGCATGGTGAGCAGCTACTTCTGAAGCACCAGCGCCTTCTCTGCTTGCAGCAATGCGGTCTCGCTCTCTCATCACttgctcagcatctcttctggtgcCAGAAATCATGGGACAGGAGCTAATATTGTATAGGACCCCATCTAGCCTAGCAATGGGCAGAAATTCgatgtggcattgattccacaaatggaaagaagacatctggatagccctcccccccccccccccccccccccccccccctacagctcTGTGATATTTGTAGGGGCAGGATCTCTAGTACAAATGGCCGTCCTCACCACATGCCATAAATGCTCATTGGGCTCAGGTTGAGTACAGGTGTGAGCCGTATCATACATAGGAACTCTAGAATGCTCCTCCAAGCAGTTGTGGACAACTTGGATCTCCTGGActggagcattatcctgctggaatatcccatcattgtgagggATATGAAGGACtgtaaatggtcaccaagcagtgaaaccaAGCAGACGGTAGTTAATAACCTGTTGAGGTGGACACCATTGTGGACTCTCCACCAGTCTGTACACTGCCTTGTTGATAACTGGGGTCTGCGCCACATACAAAACCTACCATTGGCCTGAAACAAATGGTATAGTGGCTGATCAGACCACGCCACGTCACCAGTCCTCCAGCGCCCAGTTAGCAGTCTCCCATGCGGTGCTCTGGCGTCGTGATGTCACTAGGCATGCTGGGGGGTCTTCTGCTTCCACCTCCCGCTGCTGCTACAGAATGCCGCCCTGACCAGCGAGACATGTGCGCAGCCGCCAATGTGGCTTCTTTGTTCACACGGACAATTCTAGCTGATGGCTCATTAAGTGCCTCTTCAGGAGGGATAAAGAAGGGGAATATAAGACACGGGACAGTCTGAAGTCCAGAAGAGCTTTTAGAGCCCAACTGTCGCCCGCGGATGGGAGAGCTGCCTTTTCCACTCCATCCCACCCATGGCGTAAAGGGGGGAAAATAGTGCTCAAGAGGAGGGCTGAACGTAACAATGGGGACCGGAGTAATTGTTATACTCGCACCGCTGGAGGACTGGCATCCCCGGTCTCAGAAGAGCTTCACGTAAACTGTCTGGAGCCAATAACTTACTGAGTCGCCCGTGGCCTGCGCTATGTCTCGGATGTATCGGAGGCTCTTGATGCGGTTTACGTGAAGCTCTTCTGGGGGTTGAGGAATGTTCCTTTCTCTCGGTCCCCCCAGCAGTTTGAATGTACCCTAATTACTTTGGTACCTCGTTAAGTTTAGCCCTCCTCTTGAGTGCTGTTTTTACCCCTTTTTCCTCTGCAGTTTGTCAGCGGGGGGCGGTATTGTCCTTCTATGACATATTTCCGTTTCATACGTGACACTGGGGCTTGAgcaatgttaaccccttccacAGGGTGTTActgtacgtcatggcagggtggtacttaaaggggttgtcccgcgccgaaacgggtttttttttttttttaaacccccccccccccccccccccgttcggcgcgagacaaccccgatgcaggggttaaaaaaacaacccccacagcgcttacctgaatcccggcggtccggcgtcttcatactcacctgctgaagatggccgccgggatcctctgtctccatggaccgcagggcttctgtgcggtccattgccgattccagcctcctgattggctggaatcggcacgtgacggggcggagctacacggagccccatagagaagaggagaagacccggactgcgcaagcgcggctaatttggccatcggagggcgaaaattagtcggcaccatggagacgaggacgccagcaacggagcaggtaagtataaaactttttataacttctgtatggctcataattaatgcacaatgtacattacaaagtgcattattatggccatacagaag
This genomic interval carries:
- the LOC136588724 gene encoding oocyte zinc finger protein XlCOF29-like, giving the protein MKRSPAALAVRGSKMPRCFIQRCASSGKKKFSPNIIFHVFPNRLDKIKTWLLCIQQNGQEMGSVDDTAARILEAKRGDRYRICSEHFTEDCYVPGGLRKTLKRDAVPSVFQGVSPRADSEPWVKPPRKRAHVDPFIRRQRGSPHAVTVGPLLFRHADPANRDVKEPPRAQETADRSKTSENIFNLTLEIMCLLTGEDCIVVKQTSGEKVAPLSSPHHLGAWSRTQSPVKASSLQNEQKILELTFRIIQQLTGEDPIKRANAAVSFCMDEAAGRLKEDMVASGRTGPSPGPFVKKLPHYKSTLVKEESASREPSNPVDSGASVVLEDTRCRSVCVKEEPHSCEGGDVTEFYTSADPTEPYPSTHIKPELGRSDGAEASTADCIQYTSVRVKDEPSYEEGSLSDPDYTPTGFQYTSFEIKEESVSDEERSFANADAFRCSNRRAYTAYGSDEETDSCEEGIPSGTSDFTPVNNSPQYPSTHSEPAAYGGNHLQNSFLLFDEGSSFDTDVSALIKHAHTKYSFAPIEEGSGSDEGEVVATSDAHISKDRPQPKSSLGTDEAAAGEEGSPSLVKKDYTCSECSEIFVRRSDFANHRRNHRRERLTCPECGKLFSNKPSLLNHLTGHTGEKPYSCPICGKCFTRNSNLIVHQAIHMERSPLGARNVGDFLYIKQVL
- the LOC136587450 gene encoding uncharacterized protein gives rise to the protein MPGIPPPSQPLTMPGIPPPSQPLTMPGIPPPSQPLTMPGIPPPSQPLTMPGIPPPSQPLTMPGIPPPSQPLTMPGIPPPSQPLTMPGIPPPSQPLTMPGIPPPSQPLTMPGIPPPSQPLTMPGIPPPSQPLTMPGIPPPSQPLTMPGIPPPSQPLTMPGIPPPSQPLTMPGIPPPSHPLTMPGIPPPTQPLTMPGIPPPTQPLTMPGIPPPTQPLTMPGIPPPSQPYRERSKTEHVSPPWGRHTRGGALLTLALEYLEILLLYLKRFINSLIRGWINYNRVCGKAPLKVVLAAST